From Penaeus vannamei isolate JL-2024 chromosome 40, ASM4276789v1, whole genome shotgun sequence, the proteins below share one genomic window:
- the LOC113830377 gene encoding uncharacterized protein — MNFNIYSGMSKFVFLVFTIMLPIMLLNMLIAMMANTYSTVISMSEKEWVKAWAKIVIALERAISQEKAKTYLYMYSLPLGGGVDGGEEALGVMVIKSKDKTKAKQRKGALSNWKRVGRVTIDALHRRGVTGEFLRREMWGLQTAASTPVKGPTKKKGGPGMYGITGMGGGGSGVDIMGDALNQAMFAADMDGDGIPDNGFGAFSGAIDQLAFTHDLDFSGDGVDDDPLKAKPPGGAAPPHGAPGAPGSTLAPPPEKKKKKKKPEDGFDNPAFIDDEELLLAAALGGHESDDSDDADMLASRRLAQPRIVIQAETVTAAAAAVVPPAPVGPAAAKKPPPQPPVDVNALARPRLPSAKMRRIGSARKTPSRFTMAFDDGFSAQRAKGAKVGDAKGSAAAPPAEGAAGREPKGKADLEADASPPEEDASGEKWASKPRRSSKNKVAPSGSSEESVEAETKDDFDVGLQSGADSTREEVRAKEKKERPKTSVASQKMKKRATDDVGNMNSILPWDNEDGDIK, encoded by the exons tggGCCAAGATCGTCATCGCCCTGGAACGCGCCATATCCCAAGAAAAAGCCAAGACGTACCTCTACATGTATAGTCTCCCTCTCGGCGGCGGCGTcgacggaggggaggaggcgctCGGGGTCATGGTGATCAAGAGTAAGGACAAGACGAAGGCCAAGCAGAGGAAGGGCGCTCTCAGTAACTGGaag CGTGTGGGACGTGTCACGATCGACGCACTGCACAGAAGGGGCGTCACCGGCGAGTTTCTGCGCAGGGAGATGTGGGGTCTTCAGACAGCTGCTTCCACGCCCGTCAAAGG gccgaCCAAGAAGAAGGGCGGGCCGGGCATGTACGGCATCACGGGCatgggcggcggcggcagcggcgtcGACATCATGGGCGACGCGCTCAACCAGGCCATGTTCGCGGCCGACATGGACGGCGACGGCATCCCCGACAACGGCTTCGGCGCCTTCAGCGGCGCCATCGACCAGCTGGCCTTCACGCACGACCTCGACTTCTCCGGCGACGGCGTCGACGACGACCCGCTCAAGGCCAAGCCGCCGGGAGGGGCGGCGCCCCCGCACGGAGCGCCAGGGGCGCCCGGCTCCACGCTCGCGCCCCCgcccgagaagaagaagaagaagaagaagcccgAGGACGGCTTCGACAACCCCGCCTTCATCGACGACGAGGAGCTGCTGCTGGCGGCGGCGCTGGGCGGCCACGAGTCCGACGACTCCGACGACGCCGACATGCTGGCGTCGCGCCGCCTCGCGCAGCCCAGGATCGTCATCCAGGCGGAGACGGTcacggccgccgccgccgccgttgtCCCGCCGGCGCCCGTGGGCCCCGCGGCCGCCAAGaagccgccgccgcagccgcccgtCGACGTGAACGCCCTCGCGCGGCCGCGGCTGCCGTCCGCCAAGATGCGGCGCATCGGCTCGGCGCGCAAGACGCCCTCGCGCTTCACCATGGCCTTCGACGATGGCTTCAGCGCCCAGAGGGCCAAGGGCGCCAAGGTCGGGGACGCCAAGGGCtccgccgccgcgccgcccgccgaGGGCGCCGCAGGCAGGGAGCCCAAGGGCAAGGCAGACCTCGAGGCCGACGCGTCGCCCCCGGAGGAGGACGCCTCGGGCGAGAAGTGGGCCTCGAAGCCCCGGCGCAGCAGCAAGAACAAGGTGGCGCCGTCGGGCAGCTCGGAGGAGAGCGTCGAGGCGGAGACCAAGGACGACTTCGACGTGGGCCTCCAGTCGGGCGCCGACTCCACGCGCGAGGAGGTCCGCgccaaggagaagaaggagcgccCCAAGACGTCCGTGGCCAGCCAGAAGATGAAGAAGCGCGCCACGGACGACGTCGGCAACATGAACAGCATCCTGCCGTGGGACAACGAGGACGGCGACATCAAATAG